Within Triticum dicoccoides isolate Atlit2015 ecotype Zavitan chromosome 1B, WEW_v2.0, whole genome shotgun sequence, the genomic segment GAGTACTCAAAATAATCAAATATAAACAACACAATTCATAAGCAACTGAAAGAGGAATACTCCAATGCAAGAATATTTCAAATAAAAATACTCTctctgatccatattaattgttgtTGATTTAGTAGTTGTACTAAATCAGTGAAAATGAATATGGTAGGAGGGAGTATTACAATTGAAACATAAAGTTTTGAAATAAAAAAGTTAAAGTTTGAATTCAAGTTTGTCAGATACGCGTTCTAATTGTCCACGCAAAAATCGTAAAGATGCTCAACCAGGTCATTCTCAAGCTTCACATGAGTTCCTTGATTGCGAATTTGATGATGCATTTGGAGAAAATCCTCAAATGTTGTCGGATTCTGCTCTGGAAGCTTAATAGGATCATCCTCTTTTTAAAATCCAGACCATGGAGAACTCCATAACTCTCATCCTCCACGatgatgttgtgcatgatcacacaagctgtCATCACCTCCGAGAATGTCTCCAGATCTCATTGTTTAGCAAGTCCGCAAACACTGCAAAATTGTTTGAACCGGTCCCAATGTTGTCGGTTTGCAGGATATCGAACATCGTGACTAGCTAGTCCAAACAATTTTGGTGACCGCCGTTGAATGGCAGAAAATGTCCTCCATCCAAATAGTTGTGAGCGATTTAGTGACCCCGTTGGAGGGTTTGTAGTCCATGGCGAGCCATCCCTCTAGCTACCCTAATGCGCTTTGGCTGTGTAGGGCAATTCTTCACTTGGTCCCTTTAGCTCTTCTTTTATTTCAGCCACCCTTATCTTTTACTTTGAATTTTCCTCTGACTTGTTGACCATGAAGGGCTTGTTTTTTAATTTTGTTGACTTGTTTTCGTCTTGACCATTTTTCCACATAGGAAAGGGTGGGACCCAGGTAAATTAGTTATTCCTACAACAGTTCNNNNNNNNNNNNNNNNNNNNNNNNNNNNNNNNNNNNNNNNNNNNNNNNNNNNNNNNNNNNNNNNNNNNNNNNNNNNNNNNNNNNNNNNNNNNNNNNNNNNNNNNNNNNNNNNNNNNNNNNNNNNNNNNNNNNNNNNNNNNNNNNNNNNNNNNNNNNNNNNNNNNNNNNNNNNNNNNNNNNNNNNNNNNNNNNNNNNNNNNNNNNNNNNNNNNNNNNNNNNNNNNNNNNNNNNNNNNNNNNNNNNNNNNNNNNNNNNNNNNNNNNNNNNNNNNNNNNNNNNNNNNNNNNNNNNNNNNNNNNNNNNNNNNNNNNNNNNNNNNNNNNNNNNNNNNNNNNNNNNNNNNNNNNNNNNNNNNNNNNNNNNNNNNNNNNNNNNNNNNNNNNNNNNNNNNNNNNNNNNNNNNNNNNNNNNNNNNNNNNNNNNNNNNNNNNNNNNNNNNNNNNNNNNNNNNNNNNNNNNNNNNNNNNNNNNNNNNNNNNNNNNNNNNNNNNNNNNNNNNNNNNNNNNNNNNNNNNNNNNNNNNNNNNNNNNNNNNNNNNNNNNNNNNNNNNNNNNNNNNNNNNTACCTCTGGAAACCCTTGCACTTGAGGATCAACAAACGGTTGCCTAGTGTGATCCAAGCACAACAACCTGAAGCGGCTCCACCATCATCAAAGGGGATGTTGGAGCGGTTCCACCGAGTGGAAGAGGAACCATTGACTTCAATGGGCGGAAGGGGAGGAGGTAGCCCATGGCCCGGACTTGGTGTCCCAATATTTGCGAGAGCTCCACTATCAACAACAACGATGAACGCATGCGAGGAGAGGTAGCAACCCTAGCATGATATGGGTGCTTTGTGGTAGTGTGATTTGTTCTCGGTTCTACTCTACCATTTGATTAATTGGTGCGTGTTCTCTGTCCTTGGTCACATAATATTATCTTAACATATATACTCATGATCTCCACTGCCTCTGTGGCACCTCAACGAGATGCTAAGCCGTAAATGCTCcccaaaaaaatactccctccgtcccaaaattcatgtcttacatttgtctagatacggatgtatctaatattaAAACGTGACttaatacatccgtatttagacaaatctaagacaagaattttgggacggagggagtatgtgattAAAGCGTGAAACACACCGCAGTTGTTTTGTCTTTGTATTAGTAGTATGTGTGTGTCCCTCGCAAAAAAGAAAGTACTATGTGTGTGCATAACATATTTGACATTAACATCAATTTATCTCTCCATTGATATGGACATATGGTTACATGTGCAGACAATAATATAAGGATAATATTAATATTGTACATTAGAATATATACGAGATAACTTAAACCCATGTGAGTAAGGAGACAAGTCGATCTCACGTATACATACTTATAGACCACTAGCCACTAGAGTATTATGAACATGCATGCATCTGCATAATCGGCAGACTTTTCTGCCCGCTAGTCGTGCATGTATACATTGACATATGACATGGAGTCATGGACACCATGCACACGCTTATAAGTATTACACCCTCATGCACGCACATGCTTCTTCGTTCAGTCCATCTGTGTAGTGTGTATCATCCCTTGCCCATTACCCGATTACCGCCTAGCTAGATCTTTAAATGCTTCAACCTGATCACACAAATTACCTGCTTAACTCCAGCTTAAGCCCATGCATAACTGATAAGAAACACAGCGATGGCGGTCGTACCTGTCGGCCTCGTAGCTGGCGTTGTGGCCGGTGCCGGGGCATGGTGGACGGTAGGCGGGGAAAGGCACCTTGCCGGCCTCGATACGGGCGATGTCATGGACGAgcagctcatagtagcgcctgacaTCGTCCGCCGACTTTCCGCCGCCGACAGCCCGGGCGATGTTGTGCCAGCGGTCGGGCGTGTCCCTGTCGTGCACCGCCAACGCCTGCTCGAACAGCTTGTTCTGCTTCGGTGTCCACCCCGCGCTCATCGACAGAGAGGCCATTGATGTCGCTCGACGATACACTAGGATCTTGGCTGCTGGTGAGATAGATGAGGAAGAAGGTGTGAGAACAGGTGCTACTTATAGCAGTCGAGGAGGATTTAGCTTTGTGTGGGAGCGGGAAGGAGGATGATAATGTGCATACGAGTGGAGGGGAAAAAACTAGAGGAATTTTGAAGCACGAGAGCGAGGAGGGGGTCCATTGGAGAAAGGAATAAACATTTCTGTCCCCTGGAAGTGGGGTATCTATCTTTCTATCTTTTCGGCCCTTTTGCGTCATGAATCGCCTTGGCATCCTTCATCACCTTGTCCCTCTCAAAGATTCAAAGAGAAAATGCAAATACATGTGCATCTATACATTCATGTATATACATGTATGCTCTCGTATTTAAAGTTGAGGCATATGCAGATACCGAAAGAGGTTTCTCTTCTATCATTTTGAAAAATATAATCCATGCTTAGTGAATGAAAGCTTTTTGTTACACCAAATTAAGCAAGTTCTATTAGCTTTGAATTGTGCATGTACAGCGATGTTGACTCTTATTAACACCACAAAATAGCAAAGAACTATTCTTTCTACTAGTGTTGTGGTTCAACCAACTTCTTGCGTAATATAACTCCTTTGAATTCCattaacacgttatttgggacgtggctagatGGGATTGACGTAGTAACAGCGAGACATATCCGTGTAGGAGTATGTGTTTtactatgggcaatttggaactacagaagcgatttggtttttaacagaacaacaaatatttaTTTCTTGCAGGTTGTCTTCAGGGCCACTACACTCATCCGTATGTTATCGCTACTCACTTCGACGGagaccagggagcatttggttactgtatctatccgatgggagacggtagcacgggctatcttcaaccggttcggatggcggtcatgtaataggataggtgtttagttTTCTATCTGTTTTTTGCCTGCTGGTTGTGGTTGTCCTGTTTTTGTTTTCGTGCTCTTTGTTGAgcacatgttcctttgtttgagactACGAGACTTTTGTTGGACCTTTTGCTTATCAAtaatatggccgtatgcatctATCTGATGCGGAGGCAGGGGCAAACCTCCTTTTCGAAAGAAAAAAACCAACTTCTTGCGGGCGTGATGATCTTGGTTCTATCACCGACATATTTGATGCGGTAATGTTGGGTTGTTGCTGTCTTGAGTGTACCTTAaaaatcgccattcttcataatattAAAAAAAATAGCTAATAGTACATGGGAGGTAGCTAGCTATATAGTTATTTTAAGAGCATCATGTCGCTCTCTCTACAGATAGTTAGTTGCAAAGATTGGGAATCCATCACCAGAAAGCTGGTGCGTGTTGGCCATAAGATCCAGCATATATCTTACTTTTTGGATGAGAGAATAATATCAAAAAATCTAGCTCCAacaagttagtgcacgactttgccTATGGTTTTAAAATTAGTCCCAACAAAAACAAATATCCGAGAAAAATGTATTCCTTTAATTCCAATGGATGTGCGCCGCGGCTCATTGATTCAAAATTGTCCCTCCATTTTGGCAATTTGGGAAAGTTAAAAGGCAACCTTTCTTGATACCAAGCTCATTAAANNNNNNNNNNNNNNNNNNNNNNNNNNNNNNNNNNNNNNNNNNNNNNNNNNNNNNNNNNNNNNNNNNNNNNNNNNNNNNNNNNNNNNNNNNNNNNNNNNNNNNNNNNNNNNNNNNNNNNNNNNNNNNNNNNNNNNNNNNNNNNNNNNNNNNNNNNNNNNNNNNNNNNNNNNNNNNNNNNNNNNNNNNNNNNNNNNNNNNNNNNNNNNNNNNNNNNNNNNNNNNNNNNNNNNNNNNNNNNNNNNNNNNNNNNNNNNNNNNNNNNNNNNAGCTATAACATTTAAGAAGTGAGATTTTGTCAATGCGAATAAAACATATTTTGCATCGACTGTATGAAATTTATGTTAATTTCACACCAAAACACATGTGTACTTAATATATAGAAATAGGATTGAAGCCACTTTCTTGTGAAGTTAATGTGAGAAACTGTAATGTGAGAAACTGAGATGCTGAATAGATGCTTACCGTATCTTACAATAGTGCTTTTAACTGTTGTATATAGAATATGGTTCATTGAAAATTCGCATACAATAGTTAAAGCATATATAACACTTGACCGGAAAAAAATAACAACTTCAGTGTGGGCTAGTATGGAAGCGAATTTTGCAATTCAAGATACAGTGGAGTGAAAAACAAGGTTCTGATTTCTGCATATGTAGTTGAAGGACTTGCATGTTTTTAGATGTGCGCTTGTGTTTTTAACGACCCTCAACTGTTCTATACCAATTTTCAACGAATTTGTATATGAAGAAGATACATGTCATTTTGTAGAACTGTGATTGATGTGAGCTATTGACATTGATCTGTCTGTTCTAAATTTTCTGTAAAATTTGAAATGGAACAATTATGGCTTTTCTATCATATATTTTTTTTGtccacccaaatcttattttccggCCGGCCCTGTCATGACAGGGATTCAACGTTTTCTTGCTTACCTAGCCTGATGCATTGCTTCTGCTGTCAGCTGTCGACCGTTAGTACATTTGGAAAAGCCGATGGGAATATATTTTCTGTGGGACAATGCGGCATACGTACACCAAAACACATACAGATTGCTCCTCCAATGCCATGGAAGTGTGAAAGACTATGATCCACTTGAAGCGAACTAATGGAATAATAATTTGATCCTAGAAAAAGAATGATATGTGTTCTTTTCAAATCAAATTAGCACCCTACCTCGGCCCTATCTCCTCTCGTCTCTAGGGCGCTAGCCAGATTTTGACAACCATGTCCGACCGAGAACATATGCCACATTTTAatggagtatttaaccaaaaactaccacaattcctgAAAATGTGCCCAGAAACTACCACTTTACAAATTTGTGCCAAAAACTACCATTTCTTGCCTAAtctttgactaaaaactaccatgtcTGTAAATCGACACATTCGTTCATTTTAAACGCACTTATGACATGCCTGGCCCACATGTAATTGTTGGCATTGTTAGTCAACGCCGTTTATACCCGCTCGTCGTGCCTGTCGCTCGCAgcgcccgccgctgccgctgcgCGCCGTGCCCGCTGCTGCTCGTCCGTTCGCCGAGCGCCGCGCCTTGCTGCTCGCCGCGCCCACCGTCGTCGCTTGCTGGTTAGAGCGAACGGACGCTGCAGCTCTGGCTTACGAAGTGCCAGTGCGGGCCGGCTGGCTGCGGGTCATCGAAGGGCAGGCTACGGTCGGCCTTGGCCATGCGGAGGTCCGGCAAGCCGTTGACAGGGAACGGCTTGGTCGGCGAGTTCACGAGCAGGTCCTGCCTGGGCTCGGACGAGGCGAGCGCGTCTACGAACGCCGGCCCGAGCGCTGCCACCGGGGAGACAAAGTCGACGAGATGCATCGAGGACGGGAGCTCGTCCGTGCTCTGCGGGGCGCCCTTGGAGGGTAACGGAAGCTCGACGATGTCGGCGGCTCCGGCTCCGACGAGCGCGGCGCGGATGAAGGGCACGTTGCATGGGGTGGTGAAGAAGGTGACGGTGGAGGCGAGGCGGatgccgaggaggaggcgcgcgaggtggaggaggacggcggactGCACCTTCTAGACCGGACTAGGGGATTCGGGAAGAACGGGACGACGTCGCGGTGGGCCGGGAGGGGCTAGGGAGGCATagggagaggaaggaggaggcCATGGTGCCCGGTGGTGGTGTTACCCGCCCGCGGCGTGCGAGCAAGCTCAGGGGGAGTGGTGTCTAGGAGCTCCCCTGCTTCTGTCCCATGCACAAGAGGTGTTTGTTGAAATgccagagaaagagagaaggggagGGAGAAGAAGGTTGgtgatgacatgtgggtcccacccgtcagaaAGGAGTTTAGAAGAGGCGAATCGGGCACTTTTGCgacatggtagtttttagtcaaagaTTAGGCAAGAAATGGTAGTTTTTGGCACAAATTTGTAAAGTGGTAGTTTCTGGGCACGTTTCcaggaattgtggtagtttttggttaaatactccatTTTAATGCAAAAAGCCCATAAGATTGGCAGATTCTGGATTCTGCTGACTACAACGCAATGACGGAATTGTTATCAGCACTGACCAGCGAGGAGGTCAGGGTTAACACTCGTCACTCATCCGTACTACTACGTGAACTGGTCATGCACAAGATATCGCTAGGACTGTTAGCTATGTCGGTCGACTTTTTAATCTTGGCAGATAGATGCAGTATCTGTAGTTTTTGCTCAGTACGTGATAGGTGGTTGataaataatgtt encodes:
- the LOC119312784 gene encoding protein RADIALIS-like 3; the protein is MASLSMSAGWTPKQNKLFEQALAVHDRDTPDRWHNIARAVGGGKSADDVRRYYELLVHDIARIEAGKVPFPAYRPPCPGTGHNASYEADRLKHLKI